TGTGGTCTAATGTCAGTGAGTGGGTGTTCACAATTGAACCAGCTGGTTGGAGGGGATCTACTTGCCATCATGGTGATCATGCACCTTCTTGTGAGAGGTTCTATATATTGTGCtcagtacagtgcatgcaacaCAATGTAGACAGCATTTGAGTGATTTGGCTAAAATCAAttcacacacatacgtacacacaAAGACTCTAATTAGAAATACAATTAACCAACACAAGTACATACAGTCACTACTCTTTTTTTTTTTGATTTCAACCTGCAgacaaagtgcatgcatggtgccaGCACATCACACAAAATTCGAAAAACAGGAACAAATTAAAAACTTACACTTTGTCCtttgatcaataattatatatttttttcCTAAGGCCATTTTGCTGAGAGTTCATTAAAAAATGTAATGAAGGCAAACCCGATACAGAAAGTATAATGGTTTacttatacaataattattgtgagtgGATGGTACTAACCCCTCCCTTCCCTTCGCCCATGGGATGTCCACCGACTGCACAACAGAGAAGTAAAGCACATGTTAATTTGTCAAACCACCATGCACTTAAAAATGACTCACGCTGGTTCCTCCAAAACAATGGAGGGCAATTCTTATGTCCCCCTTCATGGTGCGGGGAGGGAGGCCTCCTAAGTAAATTTCTCTGGATGCCGTccgtgagggggtggaggaaccggttatatacatgtatattcagCTCATTATTAAATATTATCCTCCAAAATAgtaacatgcatatatatatatatatatatacgattCCTCGAGCATGGATATCATTGTGaatgcgtatatatatagagtggTTAGCTCTCTATAGATTTCTGTGTTAGAGTAGTATAGTGTCGTTGTTGGCTTTGTTCATGCGAGACAGTGACTCAAGAGTTATACACAACTCCAATGCATCTTGTCGACCTATTGATAGGCGTACTTTTTCCATTTAAAAAACtcgagcccccccccccccccctattgTGAAATTGCTTCATACACCACTGATacagatatagatatagaacacgtacacatgcatgtcgATACAACATAAAACAAATCGTTTGCGCGGCTTGAATTTATACAAATAGGCAAtcttgtactatatataattcgGGAATTCGAGCATAACtgcatataatacatgtatgcgcGCACATGCATGGTCACTCACTGAACATTTCCTCTTAGGTGGAGGGGGAACTAGCTGACTAGCGGGTACCTGTGGAGGGAGTGCAGGGGTCAATGACATGAACTCAAGTTAAATGCTACATCCTGTGTAACGAATGGCACGCTAAATAATCGTTTTATACGGTTGGATGTGGGGCTGCAGCACCTGATAGAGAGCTCGTGGTTTGCAGTGCTGGAGACCTTCATTCTACTAGCTGCCTTTCTGGTGAGTTAGGGAGTGGGGTATAATGGATGGACCAGCACTGACACTCATAGTGTCGTTGTTGGCTACATGTTGTCATTAAGGCATAATTGTTCGGGACACTCACGCAACGCTTCAACCGTAGGGTCAGGCCCCTAGCTAGGGCTGGTGGGTTCGGGAGTAGTGCGGCACACTGGGTGGAAGAACTAGCCTGTGAGGGAATTGGAGGAATCACATAAACTAAATCAAGTACATGCTTCCGTACTATAATTGTACACTTACAAACACCTAGTTATAACTGGTTCAGATGCGAGTGCATAAAAacagctgctataattataattatactaaacaGGGCTTCACCTATATAGCCTTACGCAGCTCAGTATAATCATACAGAATGATATAGGTCTGCATACATGAAGTAGTATAGTGGTTGTTTAATCCTGTACACTTGTTATTATTTAATCTGAGCAGTATTCTCAGGAGGCAAACATTTACGAAACGAAGCCAATGCACACGAGAAAAAATAATAGACCATGAGTAATTTTATAGACCACTATAGACCATGCACCAGAGAATAAGTGTATAATTTTGATTTATGACAACCCTAGTGGGAccagcactgcatgcacacacacaacactgagTATTAACTATAATAACATGGAGGGAGACTAACCTGGTTTGAGCATCCTGTGCTGCAACAATTTGTACAGGGTGTGCCCccctgggcacacacacacccgctaCATGCATAGTCCTTTTTTACATCTGCAGCATACCATGCTGATGTGAGGTGTATAGATCAGTTTTCTGATGTGAGGTGAGGCAGTTGAAGATAGTCGAGTCCACTCCGTTTTAGTTGCTGATTGTTCAGCACCAGCACTGCCCGCTCTTTTATAGCGATTATGAGCGGAAGTGTGCCCCCTTCCTTTTCTCCCTCCTGGTAAGACCAGACTCTGTACAAGAGAGAAGTATAGCATAAGTTAAGTTGTCGAACCACCACCCTTAATAATGACTAACGCTGGTGCTGCCAAAACAACGGAGGGCTCCTTGATATCCCCTTTGGTTGTACGCGCAGGGAGGCCTCCCAAATAAATTTCTCTGGACGCCGTCTGTGAGGGGGTGAAGGAACCAGTTATACAGTAgtaacatgcatatatacacacaattcACCAAATTAACGGAGCCAGGACAAGTTGATGGGAATATAGAACTAACTGCATTATAGTATAAGCTTATATGCCACAATAAACTATAGATCCTTACTTGGTATCCGAGGTCCACCAGACGAGTCTGCCAGGGGGTTGTGGGGAGGGGTCAGCTATAGAGAGAAGATATAGATAGAGTGTCAAAACAATTAATAGTTTAATGCCGAGTAAGGGCACCAAACAAGATAACTTGTCTATGAACTTCAGTACAATGCACTCACCCAACACAGGTGTCCCCCCCAGAAACAGTGAGGGCCATgtttagaaaatgcttgtagtaatactgcaatctgataggtcactgagaggtccattatttcacttatggacctgaggtcttctaagtaggtctattatactgattatgcctacaggcaagatgatgtcaagattaacttgtatggaacatggcaacatcacacagtttatgttgaagtcatagtaacgatgatacagtgcatcattaaaaatttATTTTTTTAAGTTTTGGgttctgcagtgccgctttgcagcttttatctctctcttgcagctacaatagctagtgctctagtgcagagctaactactatgacaatagcaactttttatttgcaatgcgtgattctcaagaaacagaaactgccttcatcaatgtgagtttttttatgtagactagccagagcaaagctttaacgttgcttgaggcttgtagaaactcttggtttcagagtcttctttgtgttaatatatagcctagcttgcttagcactattctaaaccagttataggcctcgtcaacggtcactatggagttttgagaccctcaggctcttagtagcaccctcgctacgctcgagatgctacagcctcgggccttcaggtctcaaaaccccatagagaccttggactcagtctataactattatatagaatgcatgcatgtatagtgttcCGTATTATCAAGCATTCAAATGTTTGTTAGCCATGCAATGTGTGTTGCAAGCGTTTTGTGGTCAGgtcaatatatatatagggctgAAGGAATTGACAGCCGAGGCTCCATTAATTTTGGGAATCGTGTGtatactactataattataggctaataattatgagctgaaTATATATCATTGACTCAACTATATAGAGTTCATGTCACTAGTTCCTCTATACTCCCTCACAGATTGCGTCTAAGAAGATACATTTGGGCGGCCTGCCTGGAGGTTGCACTAAAGGGGACATCAACCAGGCCCTCCGCATGTCAGGTCAATACAAGTATAGGGCTGAAGGAATTGACAGCCGAGGCTCaattataggctaataattatgagctaaaTATATATCATTGACTCAACTATATAGAGTTCATGTCACTAGTTCCTCTATACTCCCTCACAGATTCAATCAAAGAAGGTGCACTTATAGCTGGCCTACATGTAGGTTCAACCGAAGGGGATATCAGCCACGCCCTCCGCAGGTTTCGCCTCTTCGCTACTTTTAAAGCTCAAAAATCGGCCCAAGAGGCAATATTATTAAAAAGAAGTTTTGTTGCCATTAATGGGAAAAATGTTGCAATTCAGAAAATAAAAAAGTAACTGATATTAATGTTCGTCTGTGCATGTTGTctataatactatataattattatgatgccaAGCTAAATCACtcaaaatgcatgcatgttgtatgcaatataattatatattacaGAACCTTTTACAAGAAGACAATCACCCGCTATGTGGCAGATAGTGGTTGATACTTGAGGGTGCTGACATTCACACTATAAttggtactataataatatactgaTCCAAGTTTCCATTCTCAACTGCTGATCCAATTTATCTTTGTTCTTCACTGAATCTATTGCTCATTGTTACTGATGGCTGGTCGAGGTATTCTGCCACGCCACTATGTCTGCCTAGGAAGCAGTTTAAAATAGCTTAATTATGAATGTACAATATCGGCAATGCTAACGCTGAtggcatgtaataattatttcaatgtACTTAATGTGTTATTTCTGGATATCAAGATCAGAATTCCAACATGACAAAGACATCTTTGTTCCATGTAAGTATTTATTAAATTAAATAGATGTTAAAACGACTGGTGATCGATATCCACTGACAAAGCTGTACAAAAAAAAGTTATTATTAAAGGCAAAAATGTCAAGAGGAGAAGAGGAACGGAGGACTACAACTATCACTAATTCCCCGTTGCCACTTTATGCAATGAAAGGGCCCGAGATGGCTATTAAGAAAAACACACCGCAAAGGGCAATGCTCGGGAGGACACTGTACCACTTAACCCCCGAGCATATGCGAACGCCTCTGCAGAAGGCAACAAGGAGAAGACTGGACCACTCTCAGTCGAAGATGCTCACCAATCTTCCTCGACCAACCCAGCCACAGTCTCCACCCCAGCCACAGCTAACCCAGCAGCGAACCTATAGCCACagtctccccccccccccccggaaaCCGTGAGGGCCATGATGTAGGGTTGAATTGACAGCCGAGGCTCCATTAATTTTGGGAATCGTGTGtatactactataattataggctaataattatgagctgcatataattatatcattgaCTCATCTATATAGAGCAACTAAAACCGAGTGGACTCGACTAGACTATCTTCAACTGCCTCACATCAAAACTGCAACTATACACCTCACATCAGCATGTCGTGCTGCAGATGCAAAATAGGAATATGtagcgggtgtgtgtgtgcccagggGGCACACCTACTCAAGAGGCAATAAAAAAATTTTTCGTTGCAATTAACGGAAAAAAAGGaagttaatgtgcatgcatgcatgttcctgttatgtgatgtgctggcaccacatgcatacacttcaCATCATGTGCTGGCACCACATGcatagttgggcggagcccgactgtccctgacgggaggtcgggggacacgcttatataggatttgtacttgtgtgttaTGTAATACTGCTTGGAgcatcatgaatataattattttaagtgggtgttaaacGCAATATGCACCGCACTGCACCACACTGGCTGGCACTGAACAACATGACTTTGCTACTAAATTAAAATAAAGTACTGAGCAAGAATGGCCCAAGTGTTACAATGTTTTGGATGTGGGGATGAGTATCAAGGCCTGGTAACAGGAGAGGAAAGGAAGTGTTGGACCTGTGGACAATGCTACTGGAGAATGATCTGAGGAAGAACAGATGTGTGCTGATGTCGACATTAACAGTATTGTAaatggcagtgataaaaaCAGATTGCCCAAAATGTGCAGGAAATGTTTCGGTAGATATAGCAGCTTTCTTGAAGCACAGGTAATaatgaaaataaaatttgtaaTTAGCTGAAAGAAGTAACTAAGTCTTAGGTCACACTGTCCACATAAACATGACTTAGAACAAATATCACAGCACAAGCAATTGAAACCGAGATCAACATGTTTGTAATTGTCAATATTTCGGAAAAGACCACCCCTTCTACAATCTGTAGTGTTGAAGTTTGAAGCATGTTCTTTAATCTCATTATCAACTTGATGGTAAATTCTTGCCTTCAAAAGGGTTACACGTGATGGTTTACCATCTCGACCTGCTCTACCAGTCTCTTGTACATAGCTACTGATATCGTCTGACAGGCCAACAGGAATGATTTACCGAATGTTGGGACAATCAACACCCATACCAAATGCCATAGTAGCTACAACAATGCGAAGATTGCCATCACCCTTAAATAAACGAATGATTTCAGATTTATGGGCTGGATCAGTGACACTTGTAAACATGTCACGAGGCGAAATTCAGAAAGATCAGGTGCATCATCAAGATTTGTGAATGCAGCTCCAAGGTAATCCTTAAAGAAGAGGTACATGTCACCACACACTCCAAAAGAACGTCCATATATGATTGTTTTGGGAAACTTGTTTCTCTCGAATACCAATTTCTGGGCCAAGTTTTGGAATGTCTCTGGTATACTTTTGAATAATCCAACAGCATAAATCAAATTTGGGATTACTGGGACTCTCGTAATGACAAATGGGTTTCTTAGGCCAACAATACGAGAAATGAATGAAATGTCACTTCGGGTAGCTGTAAAGTTGCTGTTACCATCACATGAACTGATGTTGGAATGAGGCTGCGCACTTCTCTAATTCTCAACAGCATTTGCCTGAAAgtctcacccctgcaataatattattggtacaCATGTTAATAAAAAAAGATGAGTCAAATACATACCATTTCTTCACACAATGAGCTTCATCGATTATCAAAGCCTTGAGTCTATTAGCATACACATCTCCCCCCAGAAGTCTTCTCCAATGCTTTTTGCTGATGATCATTTCAGGTGTAAAGAATACTAGCTGATACTTTCCGTGGAAGATCGCATCCATTGTAGCTGCATCAGACATCTCGCCCGAGACATATGTGCTAGAGATGCCTTTAGAACAATAGATggctacctatatatatagaataaAAGCATCCAGCTTAGAATGATCTAATTATGTGTAAACAGCTCATATGcactgtacgtataattatatgtatgttctATCTAGCCGTACATACCTGATCATGAATGATGGCCAGCAGAGGAGTGACTACTACTACAAGAATGACCTTTCTCCTTCTCCAATATTTTGTCAAATACTGCAGGCAAACAAGCATAGCAAAGGCTCTTTCCAAAATCCAGTAGGCAATACTGTAACAGCAAAGACATCTCTGCCTCTCAGAAAAGAAGTGACTACTTCTAAGCTCGTTAGCAGCTTCTGTGACAGCTTGTGTAACTTTCTTCATTTTGCTCAAGGCAGCTCCGCCCAGCTGCACACCCACCTAgctaagtgggtgttaaccaaccacttgcaatactgcaatctgattgggctgcactcctcagtgcagcagtacaaatcctatataagcgtGTCACCCGGCCACCCGTTGGGAACGGGTgccgggctccgcccagctaccacatgcatacacttcaTCCACAGGTTGAAATTCAAGAAGTAACAGTACTGTTATATATTATGATGCCAAGCCAAATCACTCAAAATGCTTGTGCTGTCTCCAGGGTTCGCCTTCGCCACTAAGAATCGGCCAATGAGGCAGTGAAGAAAAAATTTGTTTCAGTTAAAGGAAAAAATGTAAGTTAATGTGCATGTCACTGCATCATCTCAGCTCGCATGGTATCTTTAAATAGCTATTAAATGCTGTAGATATAGCACAGGAGCATGCCACAGATGTGTGTGTCCATGCATGGCAGACCTTGCAGCAATTGCATCCCTGGAACAAGCTCGAGGTGCACCAACAAGGTtagtctctatatatatatatattcatgTTGTTATAGTTATGGCAGCATCCAAACAATCTATTTACGAGGCCTCCCTACTGACAACAAAGAATTGAGACTCTCAGCTCCACTGATCTGGTCCGACTAGCGTGACCATGTCGGCATGCTGCTGCAGATGCACAAAAGGATCTTGCCaaagttgtgtgtgtgcccagttCCGTGACCATGTCGGCATCATGCTGCAGATGCACGAAAGGATCCTGtcagagttgtgtgtgtgcccaggcCGTGTACAAATTGCTTCAGCACCAGCTGTACTAACCAGGTTAGTCTCTATGATATCAAAAAAATTTTGGTTTTAATCAAAGGAAAAAATGTAATTAAGTTATTGTGCATGTTCCTGTTATGTGATGTGCtggcaccatgcatgcactttgtcCACACGTGGAAATAAAAAAAAAGAGTAGTGACTGTATGTACTTGTGTTGGTTAATTGTATTTCTGTGCGAGGACAAAACAATGGTACCTGCAGTTGTGAAGCCACAATGAGGATCCAGAGGTTTTGTACAATATATGCCTTGGTGATCTCCAAATTAatgataaataataattaaggtAGTGTTTTAAATTTTAGGACAACAATGCTAAAAAGCAGTACAAGTACGGTGGCCAAAATAGCATCAAACGGAGGCCCTACATGAAGATGTCTATTATAAGAAAACCTCTCTGGTCTCCTGCGGCTATTCACAAAGTTATGCCAGTGGGTATGTGCTCATCATTCTCAGGCATGCATGAATCGCAACCGAGAAGAAGTGTTTTGGGAGGTCTACCTCATGGGTGCACAATAAAGAGAGAAGAGTGTTTGTCTCTGGTCTCCCCCCACATACGTCGAGGGATTCTGTGGCGGAGGCCCTGAAGATGTCTAATAATAACAAAGTTATGccagtgggtataattatgtgctcatCATTCACAGGCATGAATGCGGTGTTCTCTGTTCTCTGACCCCCCACTCCCTCACAGACAACTGGCACAGCTCCAGGAACACCTCCGACAGCTCCTGCAGTCGTCACTGTTAATGTTGTCCTCTCTGGTAGAAAGGAAGGAAGAGGGTTCCGGTTCGCCTTTGCAactttttttttagtaaaaaaGCGGCCAAAATGGCAATAAAGACAGCATGTTTTCATGAGGCTTGCCACAGATTTAATGcgtattattattagtatgAATCGATTTTCCAAGCCAAAATGCTCTAGCGTTATAATAAAAAAGGTTGTAAAAATGATGTTATAATTGCAGTCCAACAAATATCGGCTTGTAGAAATCATATGCTCTAGACGGACTATACACGGACGTCATGAGAACGGTATATGCTTTGTGCTCTGCCTTGGTACATGTTCACTGCATGGTTGTGTATATAGAATTTCTCGTTAGGtcacaggtgtgtgtgtgccttggGAGGTGGAACCTGTAGCAATTGCCTCCCTGGAACGGGATCCATGTGCACCAACAAGGCTAGTCTCTATCCAAGCTCATCCCTCAGCACCGGCCATATCCATGCATGGCATCTAGATCTGCTAGTTGCTGCAGATGCAAAACTGGGTCCTGCAGCAgcgggtgtgtgtgaagtgaTCATCCAGCCCAGGGGTTTGCCTTTGTTGCGTTTGTGAATAAAGCAGCAGCAGAGAAGGCTATTGTAGCgaaaaatattataattaaagGGAAAAGAGTAATAGTTGTGTGAATGTTTATAATGgcaccacatgcacactttGTCCACAGGTGGTAATCCAGAAGTAACAGTATACTATGATATACCAAGCCAAATCACTCTAAGTTATtgaattatgtatatacattactgAAGTATCAACCACTATCTGCATGAACACGAACACAAACACAAGCATTTTATGTGGTCCCTCCATTTGGTAGGGAAAGCCATGAACATTTTCAAAAGACGATGGTGtagaaataatttttttatactattataattactCTCGCAACCGAGAAGAAGTGTTTTTGGGCGGCTTGCCCCTTGGATGCACCATTAACACTGTGAAGGTGGCCCTCCAATGCTGTGAAACAATCCATGTAAGTTATAATCCCATCGCCTGGGTTCGGGTTtgctaccctaaaaacagCAGCAGAAGCTGAGAAGGCTATAGAAGCCAAAAGTATTATAATAAAAGAAAAAAGAGAAATAGTTGTGTGAATGCATGTTATATGATGTGCTGGCACCACGCACATACTTTGTCCACATGCATTGACTCGACTGAGTGTGGTTCCTTTACTCACAAAAAAGCTGCATTTGGGCTGCAGGGACAATCAAAAATGACATCAGTGCTTTGGCCCCACTAGCGTGAGTCATTATAAGCTAGGGTATAGATTTAAAAAATGATGTAAGTTTAATGTGCATGTTCCTGTTTTGTGCTGGCACACACTTTGTCACAGGTGAAACTCCAGAAAAGAGTAGTATGTTATATATAGAAacagagcataataatattatattcatATATCATCCCATCCCATGGGTTCGGGTTtgctaccctaaaaacagCTGCAGAAGCTGAGAAGGCTATAGCGGCCAAAGCTGTTGTAATCAAAGAAAAAAGAGTAAGTTTTATAATAGTTGGCACCACATTCGCCACATTCGCAAAAGTGTCAGCTGACAATGACGTATACAGGGGAAAAATGATTTAAAAATGAtgtaaattaatgtgcatgttCCTGGCACACACTTTGTCACAGGTGAAACTCCAGAA
This is a stretch of genomic DNA from Halichondria panicea chromosome 1, odHalPani1.1, whole genome shotgun sequence. It encodes these proteins:
- the LOC135342513 gene encoding uncharacterized protein LOC135342513, whose protein sequence is MDLSVTYQIAVLLQAFSKHGPHCFWGGHLCWLTPPHNPLADSSGGPRIPNGVQRNLFGRPPCAYNQRGYQGALRCFGSTSSLVLPGGRKGRGHTSAHNRYKRAGSAGAEQSATKTEWTRLSSTASPHIRKLIYTPHISMASSSTQCAALLPNPPALARGLTLRLKRCVPASQLVPPPPKRKCSRNLLRRPPSPHHEGGHKNCPPLFWRNQLGGHPMGEGKGGTPSFSTPPPEQPQTSLQVHLVHQQKPSQKMHLGGLYPGVTI